The genomic stretch AGGTGTCGGTGCAAACTGTGGTTACTGCCGAAACAGTACAAACTCTTGAACAGAAGGTTAAACGGTGTTTTGATACAGGGGCCAACATCGTCATAATTCCTGCTGCGAAAATGGACAATGCACAAAATTGTTTTCCGGATATGAAGAGTCTTAAAGCAGAAGTAGAAATGCTAAGGAAAAAATACCCCAACACAATCCATACCCCTGGCGGTTTTTTTAAAGCGTGGGAAAACGGTAAGTGTTCAAGTGCTTCCACCATAATTGCCCCCGATGGTCATCTTTACTATCCCTGCCATATACTGGGCAACAAGGGTGCGGATCTTAAGAGTACCGATCTCTCTGCCTGGCTGCTTTCCCAAAAAGCAGACTCACTGCGCAAACAGATGAAAAGGTGTAAACGAAACTGTGGATGGTATCAGTACTATTCAATCGCTTCATACACCTCCCTTACCTCAGTACTGCAGGCCCTTGGACCGGTGCTGAGAAAAAGAAAACAAAGGCAGTAGAACTTTTGGTGTTTCTAGTGATCACCAAAGACCTAAGGGTTATTTCAAACTGCGGTATCTCCTAAATGAAACAATTGGGGTAATGTAAACCTGAGGGTAATAGAAACGCAGCGCTTGCCTGAAAGCGTGCGTGTTGGTTATACTATAATAGTTATTATTCGCAAAAAC from Chitinispirillales bacterium ANBcel5 encodes the following:
- a CDS encoding radical SAM protein translates to MFPFYASFKLTSRCHFGCPFCNVKKNAVPDLTTEQIKAVMDNLSRSSVLMTSFEGGEPLLRDDIEELLQYAQRCHFYLLFTTSVKNLTDYPLEKYAQYIDFLHVSIDEGHDNLSLFDSLDTLTSLNTQVSVQTVVTAETVQTLEQKVKRCFDTGANIVIIPAAKMDNAQNCFPDMKSLKAEVEMLRKKYPNTIHTPGGFFKAWENGKCSSASTIIAPDGHLYYPCHILGNKGADLKSTDLSAWLLSQKADSLRKQMKRCKRNCGWYQYYSIASYTSLTSVLQALGPVLRKRKQRQ